The window GGGAATGGACCCGGCTATGCAGCAGCAGATGATGATGCAGCAAATGCAGCAGCCACAGGCCCCCATGGGAATGGACCCGGCTATGCAGCAGCAGATGATGATGCAGCAAATGCAGCAGCCGCAAGCCCCCATGGGAATGGACCCGGCTATGCAGCAGCAGATGATGATGCAGCAAATGCAGCAGCCACAGGCTCCTATGGGAATGGATCCGGCTATGCAGCAGCAGGCAATGCAACAACCCATGCAGCCCGCCGGTGGAAGCGAGTTCCAGACCATGCGCCCGGAGGAGCTGAACATGATCATTGCCGCTCCGCCGTCAGCCAACCAGAAGTTGGGAGCCATTCTGGAGTTTGCCGCCCGTCAGCAAGGCAACCGTGAGACCTACGAATTACTGAAGCGGGAAGCCCTGGCGCCGACCAATGAACTGCCTCCGGGGCAGGCGCAGGAAGATGGCAACCTGATTCGTCAGGCGGCCCTGTTTGCCCTGGGTAACCTGAACCGGGCCCAGAACAGCCAGGTGGAAACACGCGCCCTGCCGGGTTTGGAAGCCATTAACACCATTCTGAAAAATCCCAAGGAAAACCCGGCAGTGAAAGCCGCGGCGGTGACCGCGCTGGGTTACATCGATCGTCCCAACGATCCGGTGATCAAGGGGCTGCTGAATCGGGCGGCTAAAGATCCCAATCAGGACGTTAAAAATGCCGTGCAACAGGTCCAATCCGGCTTGATGGGCGCAGCGGTGCAAGGGTAATCCCACCAGCGTAGCGGTTGCTTCCGCTTTCACCGGGATCTGCTCAGTCGAATAAACCGACAAAGTCGAAAGTCTGGATGATTTTCGACTTTGTTGACTTGAAATGAACAGAATCAGGCTTTATGATAGAGAGTGAGAAGCACATCAGTATCCATTTTTTGGTTATATACGCCGGTTTGGTGATTCACCCGCTCAGAAACAATCGGAGGGGTGTATGACCCGGATTGTTGATATCAGGTGACAGTTGCTGCCGGTTTGACCGACTGCTGCGGGGTGTTTTTTACCGAAGCATGCCCGCACTCAGGAACAGGACAATTTCGCGATCCGATATGCTGCTCCGCCATTCCGTTGTTTGCT is drawn from Vampirovibrio chlorellavorus and contains these coding sequences:
- a CDS encoding HEAT repeat domain-containing protein → GMDPAMQQQMMMQQMQQPQAPMGMDPAMQQQMMMQQMQQPQAPMGMDPAMQQQMMMQQMQQPQAPMGMDPAMQQQAMQQPMQPAGGSEFQTMRPEELNMIIAAPPSANQKLGAILEFAARQQGNRETYELLKREALAPTNELPPGQAQEDGNLIRQAALFALGNLNRAQNSQVETRALPGLEAINTILKNPKENPAVKAAAVTALGYIDRPNDPVIKGLLNRAAKDPNQDVKNAVQQVQSGLMGAAVQG